Proteins from a single region of Gammaproteobacteria bacterium:
- a CDS encoding MFS transporter: MSRRGGSGSQPSAISRAERDEAESTRRRQVRSWVLFDFANSIYPAVMTTAVFPIFYVGTVVGGEGGEGELWWGSAVSLSALVVAFSAPLLGGIADRCGLRKRFLAVYVAVCLVSVSLLATVGPGMVLAGFILFVIANIGFEGGLVFYNAYLPDITPPEERGSVSGYGFGWGYLGSALGLILALIFIQVLFPGRIEAVWFLVAGFFLLFSIPAFRNLPLDQGGDMRVREAAVWGTRRFLVTVREVWALRDIRRFLTSYFFYIDGILTVIVMAGVIATATFGFDQTDTIILFLVVQFSAMAGALTLAKPTDRLGPKKVLTGVLVMWVIAGIAAYFVQSTAVFYGLAIVAGLGLGSVQSASRAYLSLMIPRGREAEIFGFYAFCGRTSSVLGPVLFGWATFLAAGNQRPGFLVLTALMLTGLLLLQRVPDSRVAGQS; encoded by the coding sequence GTGAGCCGGCGAGGAGGCTCAGGATCCCAGCCCTCCGCGATCAGCCGCGCCGAGCGGGATGAGGCAGAGTCGACGCGCCGCCGCCAGGTCCGCTCGTGGGTGCTGTTCGATTTCGCCAACTCCATCTACCCGGCGGTCATGACCACGGCCGTCTTCCCGATCTTTTATGTCGGCACTGTGGTGGGGGGTGAAGGCGGTGAGGGAGAGCTGTGGTGGGGTTCGGCGGTCTCGCTTTCCGCGCTGGTCGTAGCCTTCTCGGCCCCGCTCCTCGGGGGGATCGCAGACCGCTGCGGGCTTCGCAAGCGCTTCCTCGCCGTCTATGTGGCGGTCTGTCTCGTCAGCGTGTCCCTGCTTGCCACAGTCGGTCCGGGGATGGTGCTCGCGGGCTTCATTCTGTTCGTGATCGCCAACATCGGTTTCGAAGGGGGGCTCGTCTTCTACAACGCCTACCTTCCGGACATCACCCCGCCCGAGGAGCGCGGTTCCGTGTCCGGCTACGGCTTCGGCTGGGGATACCTGGGGTCCGCGCTGGGGCTGATTCTGGCCCTGATCTTTATTCAGGTCCTCTTCCCGGGCCGCATCGAAGCCGTCTGGTTCCTGGTTGCGGGCTTCTTCCTTCTTTTCTCCATCCCCGCCTTCCGGAATCTGCCGTTAGACCAGGGCGGCGACATGCGAGTACGCGAGGCGGCGGTCTGGGGAACGCGACGCTTCCTGGTGACCGTGCGCGAGGTCTGGGCCCTGCGCGACATTCGTCGCTTTCTCACCTCGTATTTCTTCTACATTGACGGGATCCTGACGGTCATCGTCATGGCCGGGGTCATTGCCACCGCAACCTTCGGGTTCGACCAGACCGACACCATCATCCTCTTCCTCGTCGTACAGTTCTCCGCGATGGCGGGAGCGCTGACGCTCGCGAAGCCCACTGACCGGCTTGGCCCGAAGAAGGTCCTCACCGGAGTCCTGGTCATGTGGGTGATAGCCGGGATCGCCGCTTATTTCGTTCAATCGACCGCGGTCTTCTATGGGCTGGCCATCGTGGCCGGACTCGGCCTGGGTTCGGTGCAGTCGGCGAGCCGCGCCTATCTTTCCCTCATGATTCCGAGGGGCAGGGAGGCGGAGATATTCGGCTTCTACGCCTTCTGCGGGCGGACCTCGTCGGTGCTGGGACCCGTGCTCTTCGGCTGGGCCACCTTCCTCGCGGCAGGCAACCAGCGCCCCGGCTTCCTCGTGCTTACCGCCCTGATGCTGACCGGGCTTCTACTGCTGCAGCGGGTGCCGGATTCCCGGGTGGCGGGCCAAAGCTGA
- a CDS encoding TonB-dependent receptor has translation MTAPVTFLATLVLATPLVLAAASLPLAVALYPAAASAQAEATTGVVRGTVRDPGGAPVAGAVVVIEHRETGFRTTVETTGEGTFARTLLPLGTYDVIATAPDGFGTDRREGLVLRVGETLLLSLGFAPVELEGITVTRERDILLDTEDVTSSQRFSEEVVDGLPSNGRNYLDFTLLTPGVSISQGPDGDELNVSGQRGIFNNFIVDGADFNNAFFGEQRGGQRPAFTFNQDAIEEMVVVNQGATAEFGRSAGGFVNVVTRSGTNDFTGTAHYYGQWDAISAAYPEARGGGKPEFGRGQFGFTLGGPIVRDRAFFFVAYDQQDATETKQQRRVVASEANLRKLDSFLKSRWPGLFDEEFGPIERTDDARALIAKLDISASERHQASFKYNYTWSEQVNGTFDVDSWGLSSNGIEGDYSHAVNASLRSLLGNTVSNEFRFQWAGEDRPRWYGGPLIPGARLPGPPQFARLGGRPFPDIGMDFADGFRIGLPFFLPIDPGYDARLQLVDNVSWLSGAHLFKGGVEYNRTTVEQQFIGFANSRYIFDSVDGFIGFATHGSSYVTCSDGSASMSGACPGGSSVTGPVLLYLQSATVPGVPADQLGLQSMTTHELAFFLQDTWKPTDRLTLNLGVRWEGAWHPDVFIRPGEAFFAPYLSDPGFPSDGTIPDDLDNVQPRFGLAWDVDGGRTVVRLNAGAYNARIPGLVFAQYRTTNGAFQQILFRSSADAAVLGPVPAIDEQIDGSAATPFLPDIQVADRNLELPRTWSFGAEATRALSSVVTASVSWQHARADGLFRFVDRNAAALGSPFGIGTHPSGGGINALTVGESSARSRYHGLTLGLRGQDGASGFAYDVNYTLGFDRSDDDNERDPFTYRYADPRHLDAEYGWSDRDRRHQLNGYFVFSLPGGVRASHMFRLLSASPVSAKCASPSERAAEPADRICPDGSVLQRNTLRRDNEFFTWDFRVSREFALSNGMVLEPVFEVFNATNQDNFLDAAQGSLLFNFDGSIRSGLGDTRIAQVGMRMRF, from the coding sequence ATGACAGCCCCGGTCACGTTTCTCGCCACGCTCGTCCTCGCCACCCCGCTCGTCCTCGCCGCCGCCTCGCTCCCGCTCGCGGTCGCCCTCTACCCCGCTGCCGCCTCCGCCCAGGCCGAGGCCACCACGGGAGTCGTGCGCGGCACGGTCCGCGATCCCGGCGGCGCCCCTGTCGCGGGGGCCGTGGTCGTCATCGAACACCGGGAGACCGGGTTTCGCACCACGGTGGAAACGACCGGCGAGGGCACGTTCGCCCGCACCCTGCTCCCGCTCGGCACCTACGACGTGATCGCGACCGCGCCCGACGGGTTCGGGACCGACCGCCGGGAGGGGCTGGTCCTTCGGGTCGGCGAGACGCTCCTGCTCTCGCTGGGGTTCGCGCCGGTGGAGCTCGAGGGCATCACCGTGACCCGCGAGCGCGACATCCTCCTCGACACCGAAGACGTCACCAGCTCGCAACGCTTCTCGGAGGAGGTCGTGGACGGCCTGCCCTCGAACGGCCGCAACTACCTCGACTTCACCCTGCTTACGCCGGGCGTGTCCATCTCCCAGGGGCCCGACGGCGACGAGCTCAACGTCAGCGGCCAGCGCGGCATCTTCAACAACTTCATCGTAGACGGGGCCGACTTCAACAACGCCTTCTTCGGCGAGCAGAGGGGCGGCCAGCGTCCCGCCTTCACCTTCAACCAGGATGCCATCGAGGAGATGGTGGTGGTGAACCAGGGCGCCACCGCCGAGTTCGGGCGCTCGGCGGGCGGATTCGTGAACGTCGTCACCCGCTCGGGCACCAACGACTTCACCGGGACGGCCCACTACTACGGCCAGTGGGACGCGATCTCGGCCGCGTATCCGGAGGCCCGCGGGGGCGGCAAGCCGGAGTTCGGCCGGGGGCAGTTCGGGTTCACTTTGGGCGGACCCATCGTGCGCGACCGGGCGTTCTTTTTCGTCGCCTACGATCAGCAGGACGCCACGGAGACCAAGCAGCAGCGGCGCGTGGTCGCCAGCGAGGCCAATCTGCGCAAGCTGGACAGCTTCCTGAAGTCGCGCTGGCCCGGGCTCTTCGATGAAGAATTCGGCCCTATCGAGCGCACCGACGACGCCCGCGCGCTCATCGCCAAGCTGGATATCAGCGCGAGCGAGCGCCATCAGGCATCCTTCAAGTACAACTACACCTGGTCGGAACAGGTGAACGGCACTTTCGATGTAGATTCGTGGGGGCTCTCGTCGAACGGCATCGAGGGCGACTACTCGCATGCGGTCAACGCGAGCCTGCGGTCGCTGCTGGGCAACACGGTATCCAACGAGTTTCGCTTCCAGTGGGCCGGCGAGGATCGGCCGCGATGGTACGGGGGACCGCTCATCCCCGGGGCGCGGCTGCCCGGGCCGCCCCAGTTCGCGCGGCTGGGCGGGCGTCCCTTCCCCGACATCGGCATGGACTTCGCCGATGGCTTCCGCATCGGCCTGCCCTTCTTCCTGCCCATCGATCCGGGATACGACGCGCGGCTGCAGCTGGTCGACAACGTCTCCTGGCTGTCGGGCGCCCACCTGTTCAAGGGCGGCGTCGAATACAACCGCACCACGGTGGAACAGCAGTTCATCGGCTTCGCCAACAGCCGCTACATCTTCGATTCCGTAGACGGCTTCATCGGCTTCGCGACCCACGGCAGCAGCTACGTGACCTGCTCGGACGGCTCGGCGAGCATGAGCGGCGCGTGCCCGGGCGGGAGCTCGGTCACGGGCCCGGTGCTCCTGTACCTCCAGTCGGCGACCGTTCCCGGCGTGCCCGCCGACCAGCTCGGCCTCCAGTCCATGACCACCCACGAGCTGGCCTTCTTCCTCCAGGACACCTGGAAGCCGACCGACCGCCTGACGCTCAATCTGGGCGTGCGCTGGGAGGGGGCGTGGCATCCGGACGTCTTCATCCGGCCCGGGGAGGCCTTCTTCGCGCCGTACCTGAGCGACCCCGGGTTCCCGTCGGACGGCACCATTCCGGACGACCTCGACAACGTCCAGCCCCGTTTCGGGCTCGCGTGGGACGTGGACGGCGGGCGAACCGTGGTGCGGCTCAACGCCGGGGCGTACAACGCGCGCATCCCCGGGCTGGTCTTCGCCCAGTACCGCACCACCAACGGCGCCTTCCAGCAGATCCTCTTCCGGAGCAGCGCCGACGCGGCGGTGCTGGGGCCCGTGCCCGCCATCGACGAGCAGATCGACGGGTCCGCGGCCACGCCCTTCCTGCCCGACATCCAGGTCGCCGACCGGAACCTGGAATTGCCGCGCACCTGGTCGTTCGGGGCGGAGGCCACCCGCGCGCTGAGCTCCGTCGTGACCGCGAGCGTCTCGTGGCAGCACGCGCGCGCCGACGGCCTCTTCCGCTTCGTGGATCGAAACGCCGCGGCGCTGGGCTCGCCCTTCGGGATCGGCACGCATCCCTCTGGCGGCGGCATCAACGCCCTGACGGTAGGCGAATCGAGCGCCCGCTCTCGCTACCACGGGCTGACGCTGGGGCTGCGCGGCCAGGACGGCGCCAGCGGCTTCGCCTACGACGTCAACTACACCCTGGGCTTCGACCGCTCCGACGACGACAACGAGCGCGACCCCTTCACCTACCGCTACGCGGACCCGCGCCATCTGGACGCCGAGTACGGCTGGTCCGACCGCGACCGGCGCCATCAGCTCAACGGCTACTTCGTTTTCTCGCTTCCGGGCGGCGTCCGCGCGTCGCACATGTTCCGCCTGCTGAGCGCGTCCCCGGTGTCCGCGAAGTGCGCCAGCCCGAGCGAGCGCGCCGCCGAGCCCGCCGACCGCATCTGCCCCGACGGCTCCGTCCTCCAGCGCAACACCCTGCGCCGCGACAACGAGTTCTTCACCTGGGACTTCCGCGTCTCCCGCGAATTCGCCCTGAGCAACGGAATGGTGCTCGAGCCCGTGTTCGAGGTCTTCAACGCCACCAACCAGGACAACTTCCTCGATGCAGCCCAGGGCTCCCTCCTCTTCAACTTCGACGGCTCCATCAGGAGCGGCCTGGGGGATACGAGGATAGCGCAGGTGGGGATGCGGATGAGGTTCTGA
- a CDS encoding DUF222 domain-containing protein — translation MGRDLDELDGAQTTESNAALRGAPVGTPGPKAENAANTSARVGSGTRVERYQVMVHCDAATLAAEGEPGRSDLDGIRVSAETSRRMACDAAVVAMVHAKDGSMLSVGRRTRTIPPHIRRALDERDRGCRFPGCACQFTEAHHVKHWADGGETSLRNTLLLCRRHHRAVHEGRVKVSVNGDGTVLFFTPKGRMLVDAPSRPKAARDGERPGLPPVPAVHPGAPAETSLASVPVPTAHPQAPAKGKDPILSNGAALYRDSAIPWEIEAAAREAMEESSEH, via the coding sequence ATGGGTCGCGACCTCGATGAACTCGATGGTGCTCAGACCACCGAGTCCAATGCAGCCCTGCGGGGAGCGCCCGTGGGAACGCCGGGACCCAAAGCGGAGAATGCGGCGAACACGTCAGCCCGCGTCGGGTCCGGCACTCGGGTCGAGCGCTACCAGGTCATGGTTCATTGCGACGCCGCGACGCTCGCGGCCGAAGGCGAGCCGGGGCGCTCGGACCTGGACGGGATTCGCGTTTCCGCGGAGACGTCGCGGCGCATGGCGTGCGATGCCGCGGTGGTCGCGATGGTCCACGCGAAGGACGGGTCGATGCTGAGCGTGGGGCGTCGCACGCGCACCATTCCGCCGCACATTCGGCGGGCGCTGGACGAGCGCGACCGGGGATGCCGATTCCCCGGGTGTGCTTGCCAGTTCACCGAGGCCCATCACGTGAAGCACTGGGCCGACGGGGGCGAGACGAGCCTCCGGAACACGCTGCTGCTCTGCCGGCGGCATCATCGAGCCGTTCACGAGGGGCGGGTCAAGGTCTCCGTGAACGGTGACGGGACGGTGCTGTTCTTCACGCCCAAGGGGAGGATGCTGGTGGACGCGCCGAGCAGACCCAAAGCGGCTCGGGATGGCGAGAGACCGGGCTTGCCGCCGGTCCCAGCGGTTCATCCCGGCGCCCCGGCCGAGACTTCGCTCGCGAGCGTGCCGGTCCCAACGGCTCATCCCCAAGCCCCGGCGAAAGGCAAGGATCCCATCCTGTCGAACGGGGCTGCCCTCTATCGCGACTCAGCTATCCCATGGGAGATCGAGGCCGCGGCGCGGGAGGCCATGGAGGAGTCCTCGGAGCACTGA